A section of the Bryobacteraceae bacterium genome encodes:
- a CDS encoding membrane protein → MFELLFNYPLSVYRKAAFVFSSGWPAAWLVALLVLVAATLAALLWRRRLPRPRLLVLGALEWSVLALLLILLWQPALSVTVLKPQQNVVAVVVDTSQSMALENRYVQARQLVEGGLMNDLKKRFPVRLYQAGDAPARIDALPPQPAAPRTDLGAALRQIAAESTLVPVGAIVLLTDGADNGGQLGPDTLQALRRARIPVHAVGFGSETMRDDIELLDADLPARVLPDSRLAATVTLRSAGFGGRTARLTVKDGGRVLAQKDLRLRSDGQTWRETLSFNSGSAGVRMLEISIAPLEGESNTRNNSLERLVDVRDRKPRLLYFEGEPRWEMKFIRRAVEDDPQLELASIVRTTENKFYRQGIRNPKELERGFPAAVDELFAYQALILGNVEAGYFTPAQQALIREFVDRRGGGILFLGGRAALSNGGWPRSPLAEILPVSLPDRKNTFHREPATVELTRAGLESLITRIEEDPEKNAARWKALPHLADYQETGTPKPGATVLVEAIPGVRARHPLLVTQNYGRGRVALLATGGTWRWQMAQDARDQSHEIFWRQLLRWVAGSVEERVTLLTSRQTYEGGEEVLLRAEVRDRNYLPAAGAVVTAHVLGPGGVSETLELAPARGESGVYEARWSAPRPGAYLAEAVAREGMDELGRDTVTFRRVDGAAESFRTEQNRELLERLAAQTGGRYWSPADAHGLAKEIELSEAGITVRETRPVWNAPAAFLLLAGLKAAEWIVRRRWGAI, encoded by the coding sequence ATGTTCGAGCTGCTCTTCAACTATCCGCTCTCGGTCTACCGCAAAGCCGCATTCGTATTCTCGAGCGGATGGCCCGCGGCCTGGCTGGTCGCGCTGCTGGTGCTGGTGGCGGCCACCCTGGCCGCGCTGCTCTGGCGCCGGCGGCTGCCGCGCCCCCGCCTGCTCGTGCTCGGCGCGCTGGAATGGAGCGTGCTCGCCCTCCTGCTCATTCTCCTCTGGCAGCCGGCGCTTTCGGTCACCGTGCTGAAGCCGCAGCAGAATGTCGTCGCCGTCGTCGTCGACACCTCGCAGAGCATGGCGCTCGAAAACCGCTACGTCCAGGCGCGCCAGCTCGTCGAAGGCGGCCTGATGAACGACCTCAAGAAGCGATTCCCGGTGCGCCTCTACCAGGCCGGCGACGCTCCGGCCCGCATCGACGCGCTCCCGCCGCAACCTGCCGCCCCGCGCACGGACCTCGGCGCGGCGCTGCGTCAGATCGCTGCCGAAAGCACGCTCGTCCCCGTCGGTGCCATCGTCCTGCTCACCGACGGCGCCGACAACGGCGGCCAGCTTGGCCCGGACACCCTCCAGGCGCTTCGCCGCGCCCGCATTCCCGTGCATGCCGTCGGCTTCGGGTCCGAGACGATGCGGGACGACATCGAACTTCTCGATGCCGATCTGCCCGCGCGCGTCCTGCCAGACTCGCGCCTCGCCGCAACGGTCACGCTCCGCTCGGCCGGCTTCGGCGGCCGCACCGCCCGCCTCACGGTGAAGGACGGCGGCCGCGTGCTCGCACAGAAGGACCTGCGCCTCCGCTCCGACGGCCAGACGTGGCGGGAAACGCTCTCCTTCAACTCCGGCTCCGCAGGCGTCCGAATGCTCGAAATCTCCATCGCGCCCCTGGAAGGCGAGTCCAACACGCGCAACAACTCGCTGGAACGCCTCGTCGACGTCCGCGACCGCAAGCCGCGCCTGCTGTATTTCGAAGGCGAGCCGCGCTGGGAGATGAAGTTCATCCGCCGCGCCGTCGAAGATGACCCGCAGCTCGAGCTCGCGAGCATCGTCCGCACCACGGAAAACAAGTTCTACCGTCAGGGCATTCGCAATCCCAAAGAGCTTGAGCGCGGATTTCCAGCCGCTGTTGACGAACTGTTCGCCTACCAGGCCCTGATCCTCGGCAACGTCGAGGCCGGCTACTTCACCCCCGCCCAGCAGGCGCTGATCCGCGAATTCGTCGATCGCCGCGGCGGCGGCATCCTTTTCCTCGGCGGCCGGGCCGCGCTCAGCAATGGCGGCTGGCCTCGCTCCCCTCTGGCCGAGATCCTCCCCGTGTCGCTGCCCGACCGCAAAAACACCTTCCACCGCGAACCGGCCACCGTCGAGTTGACCCGTGCCGGCCTGGAAAGCCTCATCACGCGCATCGAAGAAGATCCGGAGAAAAACGCCGCCCGCTGGAAGGCGCTGCCTCACTTGGCCGACTACCAGGAGACCGGCACGCCGAAGCCCGGCGCCACCGTCCTGGTGGAAGCAATTCCCGGCGTCCGCGCGCGCCATCCACTGCTCGTCACCCAGAACTACGGCCGCGGCCGCGTGGCCCTGCTGGCCACCGGCGGCACCTGGCGCTGGCAGATGGCGCAGGACGCGCGCGACCAGAGCCATGAAATCTTCTGGCGCCAACTGCTTCGCTGGGTGGCCGGCTCGGTCGAGGAACGCGTCACTTTGCTCACCTCGCGACAGACTTACGAGGGCGGCGAAGAGGTCCTGTTGCGCGCCGAAGTCCGCGACCGGAACTACCTGCCCGCCGCCGGCGCCGTCGTCACTGCGCACGTGCTCGGCCCGGGCGGCGTTTCCGAAACTCTCGAACTCGCTCCGGCGCGCGGCGAGTCCGGCGTCTACGAGGCCCGCTGGAGCGCCCCGCGGCCTGGCGCCTATCTGGCGGAGGCCGTCGCGCGCGAGGGCATGGACGAACTCGGCCGCGACACGGTCACCTTCCGCCGCGTGGACGGAGCGGCCGAATCATTCCGCACCGAGCAGAACCGCGAACTGCTCGAACGGCTCGCCGCGCAGACCGGCGGGCGCTACTGGAGCCCTGCCGATGCGCACGGCCTCGCAAAAGAGATCGAACTCTCGGAGGCCGGCATCACCGTGCGCGAGACACGCCCCGTGTGGAACGCGCCCGCGGCGTTCCTCCTCCTGGCCGGACTGAAAGCTGCCGAATGGATCGTGCGGCGGAGGTGGGGCGCCATATGA